The following are encoded in a window of Desulfopila inferna genomic DNA:
- a CDS encoding TRAP transporter large permease, translated as MMYVLFGVFILLVICNVPIAASLCLAAIVSIVVSDSVPLIVVGQKLFASIDSFPLMAIPFFMIAGNLMEKGGISKRLIAFASSIVGALSGGLALVTVLASMFFAAISGSSPATVAAIGSIMIPAMVRQGYSKEFATATQASAGYIGVIIPPSIPMVTFGVVTGTSIGQLFMAGFIPGALFGGALMLVAYITARRNNYMGDQQASTKQICYAFKESILALLMPIIILGGIYGGIFTPTEAANVAVVYGLFVGIFIYKELSWADIPEILKKSAVSSALVMLIIATASAFGLILTREAIPAQIAEIFLSITSNPIMLLLFINIMLLIIGTFMETNAAIIIMAPIFFPVIMEMGINPVHFGVLMVANLAIGMITPPLGVNLFVACGLTKLKIEQVVKANWYYLFASLVVMGLITYFPEISMWLPGVLM; from the coding sequence ATGATGTATGTACTTTTCGGGGTTTTCATCCTCCTGGTTATCTGCAATGTTCCTATCGCAGCAAGTCTTTGTCTGGCCGCCATCGTCTCTATTGTGGTCAGTGATTCCGTGCCGCTCATCGTGGTTGGACAGAAGCTCTTCGCCTCAATAGACTCCTTCCCCCTGATGGCCATTCCCTTCTTTATGATAGCCGGCAATCTCATGGAAAAAGGGGGAATTTCCAAGAGATTGATTGCCTTTGCAAGCAGTATCGTCGGGGCGCTTTCAGGTGGGCTGGCACTGGTCACAGTACTGGCATCAATGTTTTTTGCCGCAATTTCAGGATCGTCTCCAGCCACAGTGGCGGCAATCGGTTCGATCATGATCCCAGCTATGGTGCGCCAGGGCTATTCCAAAGAATTCGCCACGGCAACCCAGGCCTCGGCCGGCTATATTGGCGTCATTATTCCACCGAGTATTCCCATGGTCACATTCGGCGTAGTCACCGGAACATCAATCGGCCAGCTCTTCATGGCGGGTTTCATTCCCGGGGCGCTTTTCGGAGGGGCATTGATGCTCGTTGCCTATATCACTGCCCGCCGAAACAATTATATGGGGGATCAACAGGCATCAACAAAACAAATATGCTACGCATTCAAGGAATCAATCCTTGCACTGCTTATGCCCATAATCATTTTGGGCGGCATTTACGGCGGTATTTTCACTCCCACCGAAGCTGCTAATGTGGCCGTCGTCTACGGGCTTTTTGTCGGTATCTTCATCTACAAGGAATTAAGCTGGGCTGATATTCCGGAGATATTAAAAAAATCCGCAGTCAGCTCTGCCCTGGTAATGCTGATCATTGCCACGGCCTCGGCATTTGGTCTGATTTTGACACGCGAGGCCATTCCCGCTCAGATAGCGGAGATTTTTCTCAGCATTACCAGCAATCCCATCATGCTGCTGCTTTTTATAAACATCATGTTGCTGATTATCGGTACCTTCATGGAGACCAATGCCGCCATTATCATCATGGCGCCGATTTTCTTCCCTGTCATTATGGAGATGGGCATTAATCCGGTTCATTTCGGTGTACTCATGGTAGCAAACCTTGCGATCGGTATGATTACTCCACCGCTCGGGGTCAACCTCTTTGTTGCCTGCGGTTTGACTAAACTGAAAATAGAGCAGGTCGTCAAGGCCAATTGGTATTACCTCTTCGCTTCGCTGGTGGTAATGGGGCTTATTACGTATTTTCCGGAAATTTCCATGTGGCTTCCGGGAGTATTGATGTGA